A window from uncultured Desulfobacter sp. encodes these proteins:
- a CDS encoding TIGR02186 family protein: MKPYQKILTGLLLLLTVCLPALVSAAVPGPVTVTPAAINIGASFNGIDIKVEGTIPEDSDAVVRFKSGEQDVALKKKGKAMGILWMNMGTVTFHHCPDIFMVATPESFTKDSDQWKGLGLGISSLINQIKITPAPEDKSSLFNEFVKLKSKHGAYASGFGNVTYQTPADNMKPFSATIAVPSGLKPGSYQVEVFTVKDGAVASKTETSVNVEEIGFPKFLSALAFGKPLLYGIVSVIIALAAGLLTGLIFQGSNEGH, from the coding sequence ATGAAACCATATCAAAAAATCTTAACAGGTCTTTTGCTGCTCTTAACTGTCTGTCTGCCGGCACTTGTGTCAGCTGCTGTACCCGGCCCGGTGACGGTGACCCCTGCGGCCATTAACATCGGTGCCTCTTTTAACGGCATTGATATTAAAGTAGAGGGAACGATCCCTGAAGATTCTGACGCCGTGGTTCGCTTTAAATCCGGCGAACAGGACGTGGCGTTAAAAAAGAAGGGAAAAGCCATGGGCATCCTGTGGATGAATATGGGTACCGTAACCTTTCACCACTGCCCGGATATTTTCATGGTGGCAACCCCCGAATCATTCACCAAAGACTCCGACCAGTGGAAAGGGTTAGGCCTGGGGATATCCTCTTTGATAAACCAGATAAAGATTACACCCGCCCCCGAAGACAAATCCTCACTTTTTAACGAGTTTGTCAAACTTAAATCCAAGCACGGAGCCTATGCGTCCGGATTCGGCAATGTGACCTACCAGACGCCGGCCGACAACATGAAACCGTTTTCTGCAACGATCGCCGTTCCGTCAGGATTAAAACCGGGCAGTTACCAGGTGGAGGTCTTTACGGTAAAAGACGGTGCTGTTGCGTCCAAGACCGAGACCAGTGTTAACGTCGAAGAAATCGGTTTCCCCAAGTTCCTGTCTGCCCTGGCATTTGGAAAACCCCTGCTCTATGGTATTGTGTCGGTAATCATCGCCCTGGCTGCGGGGCTGCTTACAGGCTTAATATTTCAAGGCAGCAATGAAGGCCATTAG
- a CDS encoding universal stress protein, with product MIRTLITLDKDLASSIALRYACNAARNFDMALSAVHVEDPGPKGRLPGTGWVQRSWETALEEDGLQKIKSLIDMENIKFPALGIPKVRIGDKTEETLLEAHTGNYDLFVEGLLATDSTADFHQAVKSQLLRKMPLPSILVKNMIPLESMTLVLTREHDLGVLMPVLSYFITQSGLPLDVFIWQPNNADVLEFTDTKKNSDAFFTQVEEGLKSADCPYSAIQGVTGPAALLAEEFGPRGLVASVIGRKDPAEDQPCMSLLARMESPVMMFWQ from the coding sequence ATGATAAGAACCCTCATTACCCTGGACAAGGACCTGGCCTCCAGCATTGCGTTAAGATACGCCTGCAATGCCGCACGTAATTTTGATATGGCGCTCTCTGCCGTGCATGTGGAAGACCCCGGTCCCAAAGGCCGGCTTCCCGGTACCGGCTGGGTCCAAAGAAGCTGGGAAACCGCACTGGAAGAAGACGGCCTGCAAAAGATCAAGAGTCTGATCGACATGGAAAATATAAAATTTCCAGCCCTGGGAATTCCCAAGGTACGCATCGGGGATAAAACAGAAGAGACCCTCTTGGAGGCCCACACCGGCAATTATGACCTTTTTGTGGAAGGATTGCTGGCAACGGACAGCACAGCCGATTTTCACCAGGCTGTAAAGTCCCAGCTGCTTCGTAAAATGCCTTTGCCGAGCATCCTGGTAAAAAATATGATCCCTTTGGAATCCATGACTCTGGTGCTGACCCGGGAACATGACCTTGGGGTGCTCATGCCTGTGCTCTCTTATTTTATAACCCAAAGCGGCCTGCCCCTGGATGTCTTTATCTGGCAACCCAATAATGCAGATGTCCTTGAATTTACCGACACCAAAAAGAACAGCGACGCGTTTTTTACCCAGGTGGAAGAGGGTTTGAAAAGTGCCGATTGTCCTTATTCCGCTATCCAGGGTGTCACGGGGCCTGCAGCACTTTTGGCCGAAGAATTTGGTCCCCGCGGTTTGGTGGCCTCGGTAATCGGGCGCAAAGACCC
- a CDS encoding PEP/pyruvate-binding domain-containing protein encodes MAKFWDSKFISRLWGKNKLHAEERSIFEVFSSFRRLLDSNNQILDLMTGMGDKLGGDYIFDTHYIHTSCQEIATLVYKLIHHFNFIVQDRYPGLDDAFWRINSGIQEMLEGKSSLRPDRQCTIADTFITADLEEQVGAKNANLAQLKNVLGLNVPDGFAVTSSAFHWFLAYNGLDREIESLTAQWKEKQISAKEASEKIRAGIDGAALPPGMKKEIQKALRRLAGWGSKKKLRLAVRSSAVGEDGTNSFAGQYTSCINTCVDDFFKSYKTVVSSAYKREAMAYRDANGFEEHEMAMAVGCLEMVPPLVSGVLYTLDPVRPEENRMKINAAIGLGSPLVSGRAVFDNYDVDRETPHKILHMTVGEKKQCLVALPHGGVDQETVPDALQSKPCLTQEQVARLAGIGIMVERYFRAPQDIEFSIDASGKIWILQSRPLNIKEEMSRMVCDIPKIKEKYDIVFSGKGMVAQDGIAIGKVFLYEDGQDLDDFPPGAILVTRHASPKFAMIAKYAAGIITDIGSPAGHMATIAREFRVPTLVDTGIATTKLKQGQEITLDTEGKVVYDGSAKALCYYVFADDNFADTYEYRLLKRVLKKISPLTFVDPEDKRFSPRFCQTFHDITRFVHEKAVEELINLNYYDLKHERSRAQKLKVDIPLDLMLIDIGEGLAPGAGTRAVLPKQITSVPLNAFLKGLTRKGMWNSEPMSVDFKSFMSSLTRTQPPHQTQPGSIGQNLVVMSKEYINISLRLGYHFNMIDAYMGPNPNDNYIYFRFFGGVTDAGRRTRRVSFLAQVLEKAHFRMKQDNDLLVAKTKKMSWERMEESLILVGELVAFTRQLDVKMLNDTYVKKYVDDFWALSSRSD; translated from the coding sequence ATGGCAAAGTTTTGGGACTCGAAATTCATAAGCCGCCTGTGGGGCAAAAATAAGCTCCATGCAGAAGAACGTTCGATATTTGAAGTGTTTTCAAGTTTCAGGCGGCTTCTGGATTCCAATAATCAGATTTTGGATCTGATGACCGGCATGGGGGATAAGCTGGGGGGAGATTATATTTTTGACACCCACTATATCCATACCAGTTGCCAGGAGATCGCAACCCTTGTCTACAAACTGATTCATCATTTTAATTTTATTGTCCAGGACCGATACCCCGGGCTTGATGACGCCTTCTGGCGCATCAACTCCGGGATTCAGGAGATGCTTGAGGGCAAATCCAGCCTGCGGCCGGACCGGCAGTGCACCATTGCCGATACCTTTATTACGGCAGATCTTGAAGAACAGGTGGGGGCCAAAAACGCCAACCTGGCCCAGCTTAAAAATGTGCTGGGCCTCAATGTGCCGGATGGATTTGCCGTCACCTCCTCGGCCTTTCACTGGTTTTTGGCATACAACGGTCTGGACCGGGAAATTGAATCCCTGACCGCCCAGTGGAAAGAGAAGCAGATCTCTGCAAAAGAAGCGTCCGAAAAAATCAGAGCCGGCATTGACGGTGCGGCTCTACCGCCGGGAATGAAAAAAGAGATCCAGAAGGCGCTGAGAAGACTGGCCGGATGGGGCTCAAAAAAAAAGTTGCGTCTGGCCGTTCGAAGCAGCGCCGTGGGTGAAGACGGCACAAACAGTTTTGCAGGCCAGTATACCAGCTGCATCAACACCTGCGTCGATGATTTTTTTAAAAGCTATAAAACCGTGGTGAGCAGTGCCTACAAACGGGAGGCGATGGCCTACCGGGATGCCAACGGTTTTGAAGAGCACGAAATGGCCATGGCCGTGGGGTGCCTGGAGATGGTGCCGCCATTGGTGTCCGGCGTTCTTTATACCTTAGATCCGGTCCGCCCCGAAGAAAACCGCATGAAGATTAATGCAGCCATAGGCCTTGGTTCCCCCCTGGTCTCGGGGCGGGCCGTTTTTGACAACTATGATGTGGACAGGGAAACCCCCCACAAAATTTTGCATATGACCGTGGGTGAGAAAAAACAGTGCCTGGTGGCGCTGCCCCATGGCGGGGTGGATCAGGAAACGGTGCCCGACGCCCTGCAATCCAAGCCTTGCCTGACCCAGGAGCAGGTCGCCCGCCTGGCCGGCATCGGCATCATGGTGGAGCGCTACTTCAGGGCACCCCAGGACATTGAATTTTCCATCGATGCGTCAGGAAAGATCTGGATTCTGCAGTCCCGGCCCTTGAATATCAAGGAAGAGATGAGCCGGATGGTGTGCGATATTCCTAAGATCAAGGAAAAATACGACATCGTCTTTTCCGGCAAGGGCATGGTGGCCCAGGACGGCATTGCCATCGGCAAGGTGTTTTTATATGAAGACGGGCAGGATTTGGATGATTTTCCGCCGGGAGCCATCCTGGTCACCCGGCATGCATCGCCCAAGTTTGCCATGATCGCCAAATATGCCGCAGGCATCATCACCGATATCGGGTCCCCGGCCGGCCACATGGCCACCATAGCCAGGGAGTTCCGGGTGCCCACCTTGGTGGATACGGGCATTGCCACAACCAAGCTGAAACAGGGGCAGGAGATCACCCTGGATACCGAGGGCAAGGTGGTGTATGACGGCTCTGCCAAGGCGCTTTGTTACTATGTTTTTGCCGATGACAACTTTGCCGATACCTATGAGTATCGTCTGCTGAAACGGGTATTGAAAAAGATTTCCCCTTTGACCTTTGTGGACCCCGAGGACAAACGGTTTTCCCCGCGGTTTTGCCAGACCTTTCACGATATCACCCGGTTTGTGCATGAAAAGGCGGTGGAAGAACTGATCAATCTCAATTATTACGATCTGAAACATGAGCGCTCCAGGGCCCAGAAACTCAAGGTGGATATCCCGCTGGATCTCATGCTCATCGACATCGGTGAAGGGCTTGCGCCCGGTGCCGGTACCCGGGCGGTGCTGCCCAAACAGATTACCTCTGTGCCCCTGAATGCCTTTTTAAAGGGTCTGACCCGCAAAGGCATGTGGAACAGCGAGCCCATGAGCGTTGATTTTAAAAGTTTCATGTCCAGTCTGACCAGAACCCAGCCCCCCCACCAGACCCAGCCCGGCTCCATCGGCCAGAACCTGGTGGTGATGTCCAAGGAGTATATCAACATCAGCCTGCGCCTGGGGTATCATTTCAACATGATTGATGCCTACATGGGGCCCAACCCCAATGATAACTATATCTATTTCCGGTTTTTCGGCGGAGTGACCGATGCGGGACGTCGCACCCGGCGGGTGAGTTTTCTGGCCCAGGTGCTGGAAAAGGCGCATTTCAGAATGAAACAGGACAATGACCTGCTGGTGGCCAAAACCAAGAAAATGAGCTGGGAGCGCATGGAAGAAAGCCTTATTCTTGTGGGGGAACTGGTGGCGTTTACCCGGCAGCTGGATGTTAAAATGCTCAATGACACCTACGTGAAAAAATATGTGGATGATTTTTGGGCGTTAAGCTCAAGATCAGATTAG
- a CDS encoding ATP-binding protein produces MPVTIRTKIILGFIASLIFVSVLSMAFGLNIMALKNKMVVLDQFHGLLDNILEIRRYEKNTILYGYQDKTVVELQEYLHRTQSDITNLSDSIGMVAGIDLYSDFKKKFETYKSLIGTGKHQLDTVKVTQIRSLGSDMVAFCEGLLVKKRERINRSLENMVTFSIVAVGGFILCVAILFFFEAKSLLKRLKQVTLATKSIPKGQFKTIKEYAPKHDEISQLIAGFNQMVRELDEKQEQLVQSRKLASIGTFTSGIAHEINNPLNNISLTADGLLEGFDEFSGTEAREMIHDIITQTSRASSVVKNLLDFSRSDRTTMSRICVSDVISATLGLVRNQLMVNKIRLTTEIPETLPAIRGNLQNLEQVFINLFSNAMAAMPEGGDILIAADVQEDGRIRIRFKDSGQGITPENLAQIFDPFFTTKSVGKGTGLGLSIVYGIIKKHDGHISVESVKGQGACFIILLPAVTDNQVDVPI; encoded by the coding sequence ATGCCCGTTACCATCCGAACCAAAATTATATTAGGCTTTATCGCCAGTCTTATTTTTGTCAGTGTATTAAGTATGGCCTTTGGCCTGAATATCATGGCTTTAAAAAATAAAATGGTGGTGTTAGATCAGTTTCACGGTCTTTTGGACAATATTCTTGAAATCCGGCGGTATGAAAAAAATACCATTCTTTATGGGTACCAGGACAAAACCGTTGTGGAACTTCAGGAGTACCTGCATCGCACCCAAAGCGATATCACAAATCTTTCAGATTCCATCGGCATGGTTGCAGGCATTGACCTGTACAGCGACTTTAAAAAGAAGTTTGAAACATACAAATCACTTATCGGAACGGGCAAGCATCAGCTGGACACAGTAAAGGTCACGCAAATCCGATCCCTTGGCAGTGATATGGTGGCCTTTTGCGAAGGCCTTCTGGTAAAAAAACGCGAACGGATCAACCGCTCCCTTGAAAATATGGTCACCTTTTCCATTGTCGCCGTGGGCGGCTTTATTCTTTGTGTCGCCATTTTGTTCTTTTTTGAAGCCAAAAGCCTGCTCAAACGCTTAAAGCAGGTGACCCTGGCCACCAAAAGCATCCCCAAAGGACAGTTTAAAACCATCAAGGAATACGCCCCCAAGCACGATGAGATTTCACAACTCATCGCAGGTTTTAACCAGATGGTCCGGGAGTTGGATGAAAAGCAGGAGCAGCTGGTCCAGTCCAGAAAACTTGCTTCCATCGGTACCTTTACGTCCGGCATCGCCCATGAAATCAACAATCCGCTGAATAATATCTCTTTGACTGCCGACGGCCTGCTCGAAGGTTTTGATGAGTTTTCCGGCACCGAAGCCCGGGAGATGATCCATGACATCATTACCCAGACCTCCCGGGCAAGCAGTGTGGTTAAAAATCTGCTGGATTTTTCACGCAGCGATCGAACCACGATGTCACGGATCTGTGTGTCCGACGTGATTTCCGCCACCCTGGGGCTGGTGAGAAACCAGCTCATGGTCAATAAGATTCGTCTGACCACGGAAATTCCGGAGACCCTTCCGGCCATCAGGGGAAACCTGCAAAACCTGGAGCAGGTATTTATCAATCTGTTTTCCAATGCCATGGCTGCCATGCCCGAAGGCGGCGATATTCTCATAGCCGCGGATGTGCAGGAAGACGGCAGAATACGAATCCGGTTTAAAGACTCCGGCCAGGGCATCACCCCTGAGAACCTGGCCCAGATATTTGATCCCTTTTTCACCACCAAATCCGTGGGCAAAGGGACCGGTCTGGGCCTGAGTATTGTCTACGGCATTATCAAAAAGCACGACGGACATATATCTGTGGAAAGTGTAAAGGGGCAGGGGGCCTGTTTTATCATCTTGCTTCCCGCTGTCACCGATAATCAGGTTGATGTTCCGATCTGA
- a CDS encoding sulfite exporter TauE/SafE family protein, which produces MWHLYLPIAGLSINTLEVFAMGGFVGLLSGIFGVGGGFLMTPLLIMIGIPPTIAAASDSNQIVGASTSGTLAHYRLGNVDFKMGILLLVGGVIGGTLGVHVIKILRALGNADFLIQVTYVLMLGFVGSYMFIESLQSLRQSKAPASETIGLNEKPRKESMYMQLVKKLPFQIRFEKSGVELSVLLPLILGTFVGILAAIMGVGGGFLMVPVMVYLLRMPMHVVVGTSLFQILFTCIDVTIMQSTTNHTVDFILALILLLGSTLGAQLGVKVSKKLKGEQLKILLASLVLVVMFKMLFDLLITPDILLAFAGGH; this is translated from the coding sequence ATGTGGCACTTGTATCTGCCGATTGCAGGCCTTAGCATCAATACCCTTGAGGTGTTTGCCATGGGGGGCTTTGTGGGGCTGCTTTCCGGCATCTTCGGCGTTGGCGGAGGTTTTCTGATGACCCCGCTTCTAATCATGATCGGCATTCCGCCGACCATTGCAGCAGCTTCGGACTCCAACCAGATTGTGGGGGCCTCCACCTCGGGCACCCTGGCCCATTACCGCCTGGGCAATGTGGATTTTAAAATGGGGATTCTACTCCTTGTGGGCGGGGTCATCGGCGGCACGTTGGGCGTTCATGTGATTAAGATTTTACGGGCCTTGGGCAATGCCGACTTTCTGATCCAGGTCACCTATGTCCTGATGCTCGGGTTTGTGGGATCTTATATGTTCATCGAAAGTTTGCAGTCTTTGCGGCAATCCAAGGCGCCTGCATCTGAAACCATTGGTTTGAATGAAAAGCCCCGCAAAGAGTCCATGTATATGCAGTTGGTCAAAAAACTGCCCTTCCAGATCCGGTTTGAAAAGTCCGGCGTGGAGTTGTCCGTTCTTCTGCCCCTGATTTTGGGTACCTTTGTGGGTATCCTTGCAGCCATCATGGGCGTTGGCGGCGGTTTCCTCATGGTTCCGGTCATGGTTTATCTGCTTCGCATGCCCATGCATGTGGTGGTGGGAACCAGTCTTTTCCAGATTCTTTTCACCTGTATTGATGTTACCATCATGCAGTCCACCACCAATCATACTGTAGATTTTATTTTGGCGCTGATCCTGCTTTTAGGCTCCACTTTAGGGGCCCAGCTCGGTGTCAAGGTGAGCAAAAAACTTAAGGGCGAACAGCTCAAGATCCTTCTGGCAAGCCTGGTGCTTGTGGTCATGTTTAAGATGCTGTTTGATCTTTTGATCACCCCCGATATTTTACTGGCATTTGCAGGAGGACATTAA
- a CDS encoding Hsp20/alpha crystallin family protein codes for MDRVQEITKQNKKNVEQTRQLYRVTPTVDIYENENEILLHADMPGVVKENISVDIDNGTLSISGVRKLEIKGAATYEEFSDVEYVRSFSVPQTIDVERVEAELKNGVLKLHLPKSEAAKPRQIEIKTA; via the coding sequence ATGGATAGAGTGCAAGAGATCACCAAACAAAACAAAAAAAACGTCGAGCAGACGCGTCAATTGTATCGGGTAACGCCCACCGTAGATATTTATGAAAATGAAAATGAAATCCTTCTCCACGCGGACATGCCGGGGGTGGTAAAAGAGAATATTTCAGTTGATATTGATAATGGGACACTGTCCATATCCGGTGTCAGAAAACTTGAAATAAAAGGGGCTGCAACATATGAAGAGTTTTCGGATGTAGAATATGTCAGAAGCTTTTCCGTACCCCAGACCATTGATGTTGAAAGGGTCGAGGCGGAATTGAAAAACGGTGTGCTGAAACTGCATCTGCCCAAATCCGAAGCCGCAAAGCCCCGGCAGATAGAGATAAAAACCGCGTGA
- the nhaD gene encoding sodium:proton antiporter NhaD has translation MHTLLIVVFVLAYSAIAFEHPLRVNKSASALLGAGIMWTIYAVTTGNHHLVTEQLNENLAGTAQIIFFLLGAMTIVELVDAHDGFEVITSRITTTSQSVLIVLIGIVTFFLSAMLDNLTTTIVMVSLTKKLLEKHDDRLIFAGVIVIAANAGGAWSPIGDVTTTMLWIGGQISSTGVVRSVFLASVADLIIPLIVVSFMLRGKTVGEKSEQNAVKTTTTFERNLMFIVGLGSLVMVPVFKETTHLPPFMGVLCGLGVLWVVGEIVHRQKSDEDKQPLTMVHALTKIDMASIVFFIGILLAVATLEDSHILTTLAAWLNRTIGEQSIIVAVIGVISSIIDNVPLVAASMGMYDIHQFTTDNFLWTFLAFCAGTGGSLLIIGSAAGVAAMGLEKINFFWYVKKVSGLAVLGYIAGILVFLVQVRLLN, from the coding sequence ATGCACACGTTGTTGATCGTTGTTTTTGTTCTGGCCTATTCGGCCATCGCCTTTGAGCATCCGCTCAGGGTAAACAAGTCGGCTTCTGCTCTGCTGGGTGCCGGCATCATGTGGACCATCTATGCTGTTACCACAGGCAACCACCACCTTGTGACCGAACAGCTCAATGAAAATCTTGCCGGTACGGCCCAGATCATCTTTTTTCTGCTCGGTGCCATGACCATTGTTGAGCTGGTAGATGCCCATGACGGCTTTGAAGTAATCACGTCCCGGATTACCACCACAAGCCAGAGTGTTCTAATCGTACTCATCGGTATTGTCACCTTTTTTCTTTCGGCCATGCTGGATAACCTGACCACCACCATTGTCATGGTGTCACTGACCAAAAAGTTGCTGGAGAAACATGACGACCGGCTGATCTTTGCAGGGGTTATTGTGATTGCCGCCAATGCCGGCGGGGCCTGGTCACCCATTGGCGATGTCACCACAACCATGCTCTGGATCGGCGGCCAGATCAGTTCAACGGGTGTGGTGCGATCGGTCTTTCTGGCATCGGTTGCCGATCTTATCATCCCTTTGATTGTTGTCAGCTTTATGCTGCGGGGAAAGACCGTGGGAGAAAAAAGCGAACAAAACGCAGTTAAAACAACCACCACGTTTGAACGCAACCTGATGTTCATTGTCGGGTTAGGTTCGCTGGTCATGGTGCCGGTGTTCAAGGAGACAACCCACTTACCGCCCTTTATGGGAGTTCTTTGCGGTCTTGGTGTGCTCTGGGTCGTGGGCGAAATTGTCCACAGACAAAAATCCGACGAAGACAAACAGCCGTTGACCATGGTGCATGCCCTGACCAAAATCGATATGGCATCCATTGTCTTTTTCATCGGGATTCTGCTGGCAGTGGCAACCCTTGAGGATTCACACATCCTGACCACCCTGGCGGCATGGCTTAATCGAACCATTGGCGAACAAAGCATTATCGTAGCCGTGATCGGTGTGATCAGCTCAATTATCGACAATGTGCCCCTGGTGGCCGCATCCATGGGAATGTATGACATCCATCAGTTTACCACGGACAATTTTTTGTGGACCTTTCTGGCATTCTGTGCCGGAACCGGCGGCTCTTTGCTGATCATTGGTTCAGCGGCAGGCGTTGCGGCCATGGGCCTGGAAAAAATCAATTTTTTCTGGTACGTGAAAAAAGTCAGCGGACTGGCCGTGCTTGGGTATATTGCAGGCATTCTGGTTTTTCTGGTTCAGGTTAGACTGCTCAATTAG
- a CDS encoding response regulator, whose amino-acid sequence MEKERTTSIFILDDEPIVCKRLKASLDRKGYAVQTSCDSVKALEIVTHNPFDIVITDLKMEGIDGMQFFTEVKKQHPATQVIVITGFATLETAKESFKKGVFDFLAKPFKLGEIFAVIERAENNIK is encoded by the coding sequence TTGGAAAAAGAGAGAACAACAAGCATTTTTATTCTGGACGATGAACCCATTGTATGCAAGCGCCTTAAGGCGTCCCTGGACAGAAAGGGGTATGCGGTTCAAACCAGTTGTGACAGCGTTAAAGCCCTTGAAATCGTAACCCATAACCCCTTTGATATCGTCATTACAGACCTGAAAATGGAAGGCATTGACGGCATGCAGTTTTTCACCGAGGTCAAAAAACAGCACCCGGCCACCCAGGTGATTGTGATCACCGGCTTTGCCACCCTGGAAACGGCCAAAGAATCCTTTAAAAAAGGGGTGTTTGATTTCCTTGCAAAACCTTTCAAGCTTGGTGAAATTTTTGCCGTTATAGAGCGGGCTGAAAATAATATCAAATAG
- a CDS encoding Hsp20/alpha crystallin family protein, whose protein sequence is MFTRISDIDRLFGTMNLLQRKLDNLYGDYGKPSGYRWELESAAPRTNLYEHGDTFEIRAEVPGLEKGDLNVKIQGNYLEITGERGSDAPDGYKTHKTERRVGSFSRSFTLPADVDSTKAEATLKDGVLYLTLPKHEAAKPKKISIN, encoded by the coding sequence ATGTTTACAAGAATTAGCGATATCGACAGATTGTTCGGGACCATGAATCTTCTTCAAAGAAAACTGGACAATCTTTACGGCGATTACGGAAAACCATCCGGTTACAGATGGGAATTGGAATCCGCTGCCCCCAGGACAAATCTTTATGAACACGGTGATACTTTTGAAATCAGGGCTGAAGTCCCAGGCCTTGAAAAGGGTGACTTGAATGTAAAGATCCAGGGAAACTATCTTGAAATCACCGGTGAAAGAGGATCCGATGCGCCCGATGGCTACAAAACCCATAAAACAGAAAGAAGGGTCGGATCTTTTTCCAGAAGTTTTACATTGCCGGCCGATGTTGACTCAACCAAAGCTGAAGCTACGCTTAAAGACGGCGTGCTGTATCTTACGCTTCCCAAGCACGAGGCCGCAAAACCCAAGAAAATAAGCATCAATTAA